In one Brevibacillus composti genomic region, the following are encoded:
- a CDS encoding MerR family transcriptional regulator has protein sequence MDVQVWMASKEVADRLDVHVRTLRNWLEMFVPVQERLKNPQGHYLISETGFSLLREVKERKEEGKQSLREIQRQLIEEGRLPASILTESEVAAADEQALAVSGQGAASPQEMQVAITEAIVQFQQELAQLSHMSQMQSTLLQKLADIEEMQESLRLEMRRVTFEMDLMQQRLTRRKERFERHQSRWSLNPFRWFTRSGRDLTAGQ, from the coding sequence ATGGATGTACAAGTTTGGATGGCTTCCAAAGAAGTGGCAGATCGACTGGATGTTCATGTGCGAACACTGAGAAATTGGCTGGAGATGTTCGTTCCGGTTCAGGAGAGGCTGAAAAATCCGCAGGGTCACTACCTGATCAGCGAGACTGGGTTTTCCCTCTTGCGCGAGGTCAAGGAAAGAAAAGAGGAAGGCAAGCAGTCGCTGCGTGAAATCCAGCGTCAGCTGATCGAGGAGGGCCGCCTTCCCGCATCCATCTTGACCGAGAGCGAAGTCGCTGCCGCCGATGAACAAGCGCTGGCGGTTTCCGGGCAGGGTGCCGCCTCACCGCAAGAGATGCAGGTGGCCATCACGGAGGCGATCGTACAATTTCAACAAGAGCTGGCCCAGCTCTCCCATATGAGCCAGATGCAGTCGACGCTGCTGCAAAAGCTGGCCGATATCGAAGAAATGCAGGAGTCGCTGCGTCTGGAAATGCGCCGCGTCACGTTTGAGATGGATTTGATGCAGCAGCGCTTGACTAGGAGAAAAGAGCGCTTCGAGCGCCACCAGTCCCGCTGGTCGCTCAATCCGTTCCGCTGGTTTACGCGCTCAGGCCGCGATCTGACAGCAGGGCAATAG
- a CDS encoding ZIP family metal transporter, whose product MQPFIPLVLLMAAVASSIGGLLLCVRAWSEKSLFAMISVGAGLLLAITLTEMLPHTLQEGGGRVMPFVLVGFSLLFLLDWLSHPGDTGSGTGAASVIGVLSGFLLHAYVEGLSLVASFWLDRQLGWSVLLAMLLHKVPDGVVVASLLLAVTRSRVKALWGATGLGLATLAGAFSFQLAEPFLRKEWFPVLMALTTGVFLYVAATHLIPYLLRERKEGLGLWFLAGMAAYLLFLSLFHHGPHLHA is encoded by the coding sequence ATGCAGCCATTCATACCGCTCGTCCTGCTGATGGCCGCAGTGGCAAGCAGCATTGGCGGGCTTTTGTTATGTGTACGGGCGTGGTCGGAAAAATCGCTGTTTGCGATGATCAGCGTCGGAGCGGGCCTGCTTCTGGCCATTACGCTGACGGAGATGCTGCCCCATACGTTGCAGGAGGGCGGCGGACGGGTGATGCCGTTTGTCCTGGTGGGCTTTTCGCTGCTGTTTTTGCTGGATTGGCTCAGTCATCCGGGGGATACGGGGAGCGGGACCGGAGCGGCCAGCGTAATCGGCGTCTTATCCGGCTTCCTGCTCCATGCTTATGTCGAGGGCCTCTCGCTGGTGGCCAGCTTCTGGCTGGACCGGCAGCTGGGCTGGTCCGTGCTGCTGGCGATGCTTTTGCACAAAGTGCCGGATGGGGTGGTGGTCGCTTCCCTGCTGCTCGCGGTGACGCGCTCGCGAGTAAAAGCGTTATGGGGAGCTACGGGTCTCGGGCTTGCCACGCTAGCAGGCGCCTTCAGCTTTCAACTGGCGGAGCCGTTTTTGCGCAAGGAGTGGTTCCCGGTCTTGATGGCGCTGACGACAGGCGTATTTCTCTACGTCGCGGCGACGCATTTGATCCCCTATTTGCTGCGTGAGCGAAAGGAAGGGCTGGGTCTCTGGTTTCTGGCCGGCATGGCCGCCTATCTGCTGTTCCTGTCTCTCTTCCACCATGGTCCCCATCTTCATGCATAA
- the fabI gene encoding enoyl-ACP reductase FabI: protein MVNLLEGKNIVIMGVANHRSIAWGIAQSLSKAGANLIFTYQGERLRDNVAKLTEELERESLLINCDVTKDEEVEAAFAEIKEKVGVIHGLAHCIAFAKTEELEGEFVNTSRDGYALAQDISAYSLVAVARAARPLMTEGASIVTMTYLGGERVVPNYNVMGVAKAALDASVRYLASDLGKENIRVNAISAGPIRTLAAKGIRNFNSVLKEIEERAPLRRTIDQSEVGDTALFLMSHLSRGITGEIIHVDAGYSIMGK from the coding sequence ATGGTTAACTTGTTGGAAGGGAAAAATATCGTCATCATGGGTGTGGCCAACCATCGAAGCATCGCGTGGGGGATCGCCCAGTCGCTGAGCAAGGCGGGAGCCAATCTGATTTTCACGTATCAGGGTGAGCGGCTCCGCGATAACGTAGCCAAATTGACAGAAGAGCTGGAGCGCGAATCCCTCCTGATCAACTGTGACGTGACCAAGGATGAGGAAGTCGAAGCGGCGTTTGCCGAAATCAAGGAAAAAGTCGGAGTCATCCATGGACTCGCGCACTGCATCGCCTTTGCGAAGACCGAGGAGCTGGAAGGGGAGTTCGTCAACACCTCCCGCGACGGCTACGCACTGGCGCAGGATATCAGCGCCTACTCTCTGGTGGCAGTGGCACGGGCAGCCCGTCCGCTGATGACCGAAGGCGCCAGCATCGTGACGATGACCTACCTCGGCGGCGAGCGCGTCGTGCCGAACTACAATGTGATGGGCGTAGCCAAAGCGGCGCTGGATGCATCCGTTCGCTATCTGGCCAGCGATCTGGGCAAGGAAAATATCCGCGTCAATGCGATCTCGGCCGGACCGATCCGCACACTGGCGGCCAAAGGGATCCGCAATTTCAACAGCGTCCTGAAGGAAATCGAGGAGAGAGCGCCGCTCCGCCGTACGATCGATCAATCCGAGGTGGGCGACACCGCGCTGTTCCTGATGAGCCATCTGTCCCGCGGCATTACGGGAGAAATCATCCACGTCGATGCGGGCTACAGCATCATGGGCAAATAA
- a CDS encoding ATP-dependent helicase produces the protein MKFAQLDQAIIRLTPDTYQHIAAWRWAARQDRVRCPHCLAPLRLHAGISFDPCFVHPEGSACEWQELHIPPEEWLGAQADPLIRQAFLSSAETGAAAVETAAALETAATLETTAAPEMAAAIETKAAIEMPASALPAAAEEDESISLGSFRLPKKRSIHTAEAGGRSAAEPPKPPLFRKRLKPKKATPHLAEKRDEPLHPQQREAVLATDGPLLILAGAGSGKTRVMTARTSHLIREHGLSPRQIMVVTFTTKAAEEIKQRLARQLPAGQARELVTGTFHSIFYRMLLFHQPDRWDQQRLLKKDWQKWRLLRESGAMAQSDLGSRKESEVLDALAVISRWKNEYLLPDAAALREPADDSERLAQQLYPLYEEAKSRAGWFDFDDMLIGCYELLRQNEEVLRRYQERITHVMIDEFQDINRIQYETVKLLAAPQNNLCVIGDDDQSIYGFRGSDPQYILGFTQDFPEARTITLEVNYRSRSSIVGLGFSLIGHNRSRWQKECLSYHAEEGDTYLFEPDDEEEQAARIVDEIRHRLGEGTPPGECAILYRTHESARPILEQLSEAGIPFHYSQEEDSFYQRQTVRWVLSYLRLALDPDDHASLKEILPTLYISQEMWNAVRSQAIIEDVPILHVLPKLPQWKAFQRKQLQTAADVLTAAASCPPAQALELIYEDCRLRDYLKKRAKERDDSRDSSADELQQLLSAAKRHETVAGFLQYIDQMARQEKEWRHQQPLPGEGVQVLSIHRAKGLEFDHVFLPDLVEGSLPHEYALDALRKGNQAALEEERRLLYVAITRARHSLCVGIPRERFGRRTRHSRFISEMGR, from the coding sequence ATGAAATTCGCACAGCTAGACCAAGCCATCATCCGGTTAACCCCCGATACATACCAGCATATTGCCGCCTGGAGGTGGGCCGCCCGGCAGGACCGGGTGCGCTGTCCGCATTGCCTGGCTCCCCTTCGCCTGCATGCGGGGATCAGCTTTGACCCCTGTTTCGTCCACCCGGAGGGGAGCGCCTGCGAGTGGCAGGAGCTTCACATCCCTCCCGAAGAATGGCTGGGTGCCCAGGCAGATCCGCTGATTCGCCAGGCTTTTTTGTCTTCCGCCGAGACGGGGGCGGCGGCGGTGGAAACGGCAGCAGCGCTAGAAACCGCAGCAACGCTGGAAACGACAGCAGCGCCAGAAATGGCAGCAGCGATTGAGACGAAAGCAGCGATCGAGATGCCGGCATCCGCTCTGCCTGCTGCCGCCGAGGAAGATGAGAGTATCTCCCTCGGCTCCTTCCGCCTGCCGAAAAAACGGAGCATCCATACCGCTGAGGCGGGCGGCCGATCCGCTGCGGAGCCGCCCAAGCCGCCGCTCTTCCGCAAAAGGCTGAAGCCGAAAAAGGCTACCCCCCATCTCGCGGAGAAGCGCGATGAACCGCTCCACCCCCAGCAGCGGGAGGCCGTGCTTGCGACGGACGGACCTTTGTTGATCCTCGCTGGTGCCGGCAGCGGCAAGACCCGGGTCATGACAGCCCGCACCTCCCATCTGATCCGCGAGCACGGCCTCTCTCCGCGGCAGATCATGGTGGTTACCTTTACGACCAAGGCTGCCGAGGAAATTAAGCAGCGGCTCGCAAGGCAGCTGCCGGCCGGACAAGCCCGCGAGCTGGTGACGGGCACGTTTCACAGCATTTTTTACCGGATGTTGCTCTTTCATCAGCCCGACCGCTGGGACCAGCAGCGCCTCTTGAAAAAGGACTGGCAAAAATGGCGGCTCCTGCGGGAGTCCGGCGCGATGGCACAGTCCGATCTCGGCTCGCGAAAAGAGAGCGAGGTGCTGGACGCGCTGGCTGTCATCAGCCGCTGGAAAAACGAATACCTGCTGCCGGATGCCGCTGCCTTGCGCGAACCCGCTGATGACAGCGAACGTTTGGCCCAGCAGCTGTACCCGCTTTACGAGGAAGCCAAATCACGGGCCGGCTGGTTTGACTTTGACGACATGCTGATCGGCTGCTACGAGCTGTTGCGGCAGAATGAAGAGGTCCTGCGCCGCTATCAGGAGCGGATCACCCATGTGATGATCGACGAGTTTCAGGATATCAACCGCATCCAGTATGAGACCGTGAAGCTGCTCGCCGCCCCGCAGAACAATCTCTGCGTCATCGGCGACGACGACCAGTCCATCTACGGCTTTCGCGGCAGCGATCCGCAATACATACTCGGCTTTACCCAAGATTTCCCGGAGGCTCGAACCATTACCCTCGAGGTTAATTACCGCTCCCGCTCCTCCATCGTCGGACTCGGTTTTTCGCTGATCGGCCACAACCGTTCGCGCTGGCAAAAAGAGTGCCTCTCCTACCATGCCGAAGAGGGGGACACCTATCTGTTCGAACCGGACGACGAGGAAGAGCAGGCGGCCCGCATCGTCGATGAGATTCGGCATCGCCTCGGGGAGGGCACTCCGCCCGGCGAATGCGCCATTCTCTACCGCACCCACGAGTCTGCCCGGCCGATTCTGGAGCAGCTGAGCGAAGCGGGCATCCCCTTTCACTATTCGCAGGAGGAGGATTCCTTTTACCAGCGGCAGACGGTCCGCTGGGTGCTCTCCTACCTGCGCCTGGCGCTCGATCCCGACGATCACGCGTCGCTGAAGGAGATCCTGCCCACGCTCTATATTTCCCAGGAGATGTGGAATGCCGTCCGCAGTCAGGCGATCATAGAGGATGTCCCGATCCTGCACGTGCTTCCCAAGCTGCCGCAGTGGAAAGCGTTTCAGCGCAAACAGCTCCAGACGGCAGCGGATGTGCTCACGGCTGCCGCCTCCTGCCCCCCCGCGCAGGCACTCGAGCTGATCTACGAAGACTGCCGCCTGCGCGACTACCTGAAAAAGCGGGCAAAAGAGCGGGATGACAGCAGAGACAGCAGCGCGGACGAATTGCAGCAGCTGCTCTCAGCCGCCAAACGCCATGAGACGGTGGCCGGCTTTCTCCAGTACATCGATCAGATGGCCAGACAGGAAAAGGAGTGGCGCCATCAGCAGCCACTCCCGGGAGAAGGGGTACAGGTCCTCAGTATTCACCGGGCAAAAGGCCTGGAGTTTGATCACGTCTTTCTGCCCGATCTGGTGGAGGGCTCCCTCCCGCATGAGTACGCGCTGGATGCCCTGCGCAAAGGCAATCAAGCCGCGCTGGAGGAAGAGCGGCGCCTCTTATACGTCGCGATCACCAGAGCCAGACATTCCCTCTGTGTCGGCATCCCCCGCGAGCGCTTCGGACGACGGACCCGGCACTCCCGCTTCATCTCCGAAATGGGCAGATAG
- a CDS encoding hemolysin family protein, producing MDSPIGPIGEILLNLLLVVFLVLLNGFFVAAEFSLVKVRQTRLAQLVSDGNKSAVYAQKVTKQLDAYLSACQLGITLASLGLGWVGEPAISRFIEPVMMSFGLPPMLVTPVSLAIAFGIITFMHIVFGELAPKSLAIQRAEATSLWTAAPLMFFYKLSYPLIWMLNGTALFLIRRLGIEPATETELAHTEEEIRLLVNQSHKSGHIDQTELALVDNVFEFSERLAREIMIPRIDMVCLYDDNTFEENLAIMRESRHSRFPVAHEDKDRLIGFVHISDFYLSALTKGKADLKDFLRPLLTVPESMEISHVLRLMQKRRSQMAIVIDEYGGTAGLITMEDILEEIVGDIQDEFDEHERPDIESANNELSVSGKTLLTELSDYISVVIHSDEVDTIAGWLYSQLNEEVAEGKSVQYQNYLFTISELENHRITRVGISYLGDEELADNEDNYLLHAQS from the coding sequence TTGGATAGTCCGATAGGTCCGATAGGGGAGATACTCCTGAATCTGCTGCTCGTTGTCTTTCTGGTATTGCTCAACGGATTTTTCGTGGCAGCAGAATTCTCGCTGGTGAAAGTACGCCAAACCCGACTGGCCCAACTGGTGAGTGACGGTAACAAAAGTGCGGTTTACGCACAGAAAGTGACAAAGCAGTTGGATGCCTACCTGTCCGCTTGCCAGCTCGGCATTACGCTGGCTTCGCTCGGTCTGGGCTGGGTTGGTGAGCCGGCCATTTCCCGATTCATCGAACCCGTAATGATGTCCTTTGGCTTGCCGCCTATGCTGGTTACCCCGGTCTCGCTGGCAATCGCCTTTGGCATCATCACCTTCATGCACATCGTATTTGGAGAATTGGCCCCCAAATCGCTGGCAATTCAAAGAGCGGAAGCCACCTCGCTGTGGACGGCTGCGCCGCTGATGTTTTTTTACAAGCTCAGCTATCCGCTGATCTGGATGCTGAACGGGACGGCCCTTTTTCTCATCCGCCGTCTGGGGATCGAGCCCGCGACCGAGACCGAACTGGCTCATACCGAAGAAGAGATTCGCCTACTGGTCAATCAGAGCCACAAGAGCGGTCACATCGATCAGACGGAGCTCGCGCTGGTGGATAACGTCTTCGAGTTTTCGGAGCGCCTCGCCAGGGAGATCATGATCCCCCGCATCGACATGGTATGTCTCTACGACGACAATACCTTTGAAGAAAATTTGGCCATTATGCGGGAATCCCGTCACTCGCGCTTTCCCGTGGCTCATGAGGACAAAGACCGGCTTATCGGGTTTGTCCACATCTCCGACTTCTACTTGTCAGCGCTGACAAAAGGGAAAGCCGATCTCAAAGACTTCCTCCGCCCGCTGCTCACCGTGCCGGAGTCGATGGAAATCAGCCATGTGCTGCGCCTGATGCAGAAGCGCCGCTCACAGATGGCTATCGTCATCGACGAGTACGGCGGCACAGCCGGACTGATCACGATGGAAGATATTCTCGAAGAGATCGTCGGAGACATTCAGGACGAATTCGACGAGCACGAGCGGCCAGACATCGAAAGCGCCAATAATGAACTGTCGGTTTCCGGGAAAACCCTGCTGACGGAATTGAGCGATTATATATCGGTAGTGATTCATTCAGATGAAGTCGATACCATTGCCGGCTGGCTGTACAGTCAGTTAAATGAAGAAGTCGCCGAAGGCAAGTCTGTCCAATACCAAAACTACTTGTTCACAATCTCTGAACTGGAGAACCACCGGATTACCCGGGTCGGCATCTCCTATCTGGGTGACGAAGAGCTGGCTGACAATGAAGACAACTACCTGCTCCACGCCCAGTCCTGA
- a CDS encoding YitT family protein — protein sequence MMWLQKAAAVLAGGMFIGVGINLFLIPHLLMDGGMIGIGLLAKYLFQWPPGLFMIICSLPLFALVFVYDRYLFYRSFHGMLIETCIIDLFAPMRAWNLWTLPTSAVVGGLMIGVGTGLLLAFQTNTGGTDMLAQFLARRTPIPVALYIFIIDGFIVWASLPVIGWERAVFSLFTIVAVAVSTHFVYNYWRQSPPYVVIGPLSREAGQRWRN from the coding sequence ATGATGTGGCTTCAAAAAGCAGCGGCGGTCCTGGCGGGAGGGATGTTCATCGGTGTCGGGATTAATCTGTTTCTCATCCCGCATCTATTGATGGATGGGGGAATGATCGGCATTGGCCTTCTGGCAAAATACCTTTTCCAGTGGCCGCCCGGGCTGTTCATGATCATCTGCAGCCTCCCGCTTTTTGCGCTGGTCTTCGTCTATGACCGCTACCTGTTTTACCGCAGCTTTCACGGAATGCTGATCGAGACATGTATCATCGATCTGTTCGCCCCGATGCGCGCCTGGAATCTCTGGACACTGCCGACGTCAGCGGTTGTCGGCGGCCTTATGATCGGGGTGGGAACAGGCTTGCTGCTGGCTTTTCAGACCAATACCGGCGGCACAGATATGCTCGCTCAGTTTTTGGCCCGCAGGACGCCGATTCCCGTCGCGCTCTATATCTTCATCATCGACGGCTTCATCGTCTGGGCCTCGCTTCCCGTCATCGGCTGGGAGCGCGCTGTTTTTTCTCTGTTTACCATCGTCGCTGTCGCGGTCTCAACCCACTTCGTCTACAACTACTGGCGGCAATCACCTCCGTATGTCGTGATTGGCCCGCTCAGCAGGGAAGCGGGACAGAGATGGAGAAACTAA
- a CDS encoding MBL fold metallo-hydrolase, producing MAQHILEMITEQVGYFPGSVNIGLVRGQSGAILIDSGLDTQTAKKIKKGLDQIAQPLSAIVQTHAHADHFGGNAYLLSCWPEAQVYAPPLEEAVIRYPLLEPLYLGMGAQPLDELRNKFLLAEASRVDHLLPTEGQVEIDGVLLEVISLPGHSWNQVGLVVEGICFAADSFFGEETLKKHKLPFLVDAHETLLSLVRLLESPYRGFLPGHGPYTTSPEAVLTANIHCHRRLYGIIEGLLAEEKTLEETLALLCERLQISIENATSYVLYRTALMGYFVGLVKEKRIGYRFANNQWLWGKLPLAEVGRER from the coding sequence ATGGCACAGCATATATTGGAAATGATCACCGAACAGGTCGGCTATTTTCCCGGAAGCGTCAATATCGGCCTGGTGCGGGGACAGTCGGGAGCGATTCTGATCGACTCCGGGCTCGACACACAGACCGCGAAAAAGATAAAAAAAGGGCTGGACCAAATCGCCCAGCCGCTAAGCGCAATCGTACAGACTCACGCCCATGCCGACCATTTTGGCGGCAATGCCTATCTCCTCTCTTGCTGGCCGGAAGCTCAGGTGTACGCCCCGCCGCTGGAGGAAGCCGTCATCCGCTACCCGCTGCTGGAGCCCCTCTATCTCGGCATGGGGGCCCAGCCGCTGGATGAGCTGCGCAACAAGTTTTTGCTCGCGGAGGCTTCCCGTGTGGATCATCTGCTGCCGACAGAGGGTCAGGTGGAAATCGACGGTGTTCTGCTGGAGGTCATCTCCCTTCCTGGACATAGTTGGAATCAGGTGGGGCTCGTGGTGGAGGGGATCTGTTTTGCCGCCGACAGCTTTTTTGGCGAAGAGACGTTAAAAAAACACAAGCTGCCGTTTCTCGTGGATGCCCACGAGACGCTGCTCAGTCTGGTCAGACTGCTGGAATCCCCGTACCGCGGCTTTCTGCCGGGTCACGGACCGTACACCACCTCCCCGGAAGCTGTACTTACGGCAAACATACACTGTCATCGCCGGCTGTACGGGATCATCGAAGGTCTGCTGGCAGAAGAGAAGACGCTGGAAGAGACGCTGGCTCTCCTCTGTGAGCGTTTACAAATTTCCATTGAGAACGCGACGAGCTACGTGCTCTACCGTACGGCGCTCATGGGCTATTTCGTCGGACTTGTAAAAGAAAAGAGAATCGGGTATCGCTTCGCAAACAATCAATGGCTGTGGGGAAAACTGCCTTTGGCGGAAGTAGGACGCGAGAGGTAG